A window of Maioricimonas rarisocia genomic DNA:
CGTCGGGTCCGAGACCACCGGCACGGGCGAGCTCGAACAGTGCATCGAAGTCAACCGGCCCGAATTCTTCTCCGACAATGCGGTAGTACCAGTTCGTCGCCATGGGCAGTGTCGCTCCCGAATCAGGGTGTGCCCGGCACCGGCTGTGCCCCGAAGACAGACGGGCGGAACGCGAAGGACCTGATAAGGATCCTAAGATGCGAAGGCGTTTGGATAACCGTTGAGTGGAAGTGCCCGTCCCACGCGCGAGGCGCGGGACAGAACAGGGCCGTTGGAAGCAGCGGCAGACGGTTCAGCTCGTCCAAGCGAACGGGCACGCGTCGCCCCGACCGCGGCTTCGCTGTGGGCATGATAACCCATCGAGACGGCCAAATGCATCCTGCCGGTTCGAATTCGGGCGTGTCCCGGAGATGTTCAGAAAGCGACGTCGCCGGCGATTGCAGAAGCGAAGCGCGGCCTGTGCAAAGTCAGACCGCGCTTCGCCGGATGACACGCCACGCGACTCAAACGTGACATGCAGGCTCGTGAATCAGTCCGTCAGTCAGGAGGGGACGGAAAAACCAGCTTCTCAGATGTCGGTCACGCGGGACGCAGACGTGATCATATTTCTCTCTTGTGCTGCGGGGAAGGGGCATCGCGTAACAGGAGCCCTCCGGCGACCACCAGTGGCGCACTCGCCCCCACTATGGATGAGGTGATCGACCGCGCAAGCGGGCCCTCAGGCACAGCGGGATCGGGGCCTGACAGAAATCGCGGTGAAGCGGGAGCACTCGCTCAATGGGACGTCTCGGTGCGCACAGCACGCGCATTCACGCGTGGAGTCCCACGGTCCGGCGTAGCAGCGACAGACGAACAGGTCCCCGCGGGTTATCCCCACGGATGAACTTCGTGACTCCACGTGCCGTCGGAAGACAGGATCAGTTCGATCCAGAGCGGCGGGAATCCGAGGTACTCTCCGTCCCACCAGGCCCCGCTGACCGCACCGCCGCAGACGTAAGCGGTCGTATCGACCTCCACGCGGTCGACGGTGTGCATGTGCCCGCTCAGTGCGAGCCTGACGGAGGGATGGGCGCGGAACAGTTCACGGAACCGTGTGACTCCCTTCGGAAGCCAGCTGCCGGGGATTTCGTACCCTTTGCCCGTATCGACCGACGGCTCCAGGAAGTGGGTGACCGAAAGGACCGGAGCGTGCGTGACGACGCAGACCGGTTGATTCTCCTGACGAACTTCGGACTCCAGCCACGACCACTGCCGCTCGTCCAGCCGGCAGCCGTCCTGCTGGTAGCAGTCAAGCAGGATGAACTTCCAGCCGCCGACACTCCGGCTGAAGTAGCGATGTGGCATCCGGTAGTGTTCGGTCGCCAGGCGCTTGGGATCGGCCGGGGCGGACTTCTTTCCCGGAGCGTTCCACCAGATGTCATGGTTGCCGATGACGCTCAGGAACGGCGTCTTCAGCCGTCGGGTGACGGTGCGGTTCCACAGGTCGAACTGCTCGTGGACTTCGTCGTCGGACTGATCACCGTCGACCGCCATCACGTTATCGCCGCCGAAAACGAACAGGTCCGGGCTGTTCGGCCGGGCCTGAATCGAGTCGATCAGCTTTGCGACCCGCTCGGCAATCTCGGGTCGGCCGGCGGGCAGATGGATGTCGGTCAGAAATGCGACGCGCAGGGTCGACGAATCGGTGGTGTCGTCGGCGTGAGACAGCTTCATCGCGGCGGCGCCGCCGGCAACGCCGGCGCAGGCACGCAGGAGGTTGCGACGTGTGAGCATGGACGGAACTTTCACTTCCTGTGGGGTGGGGCAGGTGACTTGGGCACGGGGATCGGATCAGCGGCTGCTACTCAGGCCGGATCGATCGCGCCGCAAGATCGCGAGGCTTCAGATTGTGCGGTTGCAGGCGAACGGAGGATTCGTCGAGGAAGTAGCGTGAGTCACGACACTTCCGGCTCCACGCGGGACTGCAACGCCGCCCTGATCTCGTCCTTCCGCTTGTCGTCGAGAGACGACTGACTGTCCAGATGCTGCAGGAGCTGCGACAGCGCGTCGGCCGTCCCCTGCTTCTGCAGATACTGAATCTTGTCCGCGATGTCGTTCATGACGGCATCGAACGTCAGAGGGTCCGGTCGATCGCCGTCGCCGCCGCGATCCCGATCTTCCTGCCTCACCCCCTCGGAAACAGTGCGCGCCGCCGGCCGGCCCGGAGTCGCCCGCTGGACGTGCTCGAGCCGCTGAAGCATCTCATCGCACAGAGATTGAGGCGTATAGCCGATCTCCTTCAGTCGCGACTCGATCGGATCCTCCTGTCCACCGCAGCCGGCCGATGCGATCAGAAGCAGAGTCGCCAGTGCGACACAGTGAGGCATCTTCACCCGCATGTCAGAGCGCTCCCGTCTTGTCACCGGCGTTAGCGGTTCCGACCGCCCACCAGACGTGAAGGTCGATGCTGTTGTTGATGAACCGTACCGAGCCATCCATCATCGACAGCTGGACGCCGCCGACATGGTCGCTCGAAGGGGTGATGGCTCCATCCGCCTCGCTGCAGCGAAACCAGTCGGTGTTGTAGCCAGGGATGGAGATGGTGTTCGGCGGGAAAACGTGGTTGTACAGATGCTTTTCCCACGAGCTCGTGTACAGCCACGAACTGCCTTTGTACTGGCTCCAGTCGGACCAGTTGACATGGTTCGTCAGACCGTTGGTGACGACCTGTTCGATCGGAGTTCCGGGGTTCTGGATCAGAGCAGCCCCTGTGTAGTAGAGGTTTCGCCGCCGATCCCGATGGTCGCCGCTTCCGTCGTTGACCAGCGACTCCGAGATGGCGGCGGTGTTCGAGAGGCCGTCGACGATATCGCGGAAGCGGACGCTGTTATTGGAGCCGGCCAGCCAGCTGCCCGTGCAGTTCGTGGTTCCCGGTCCGCTGCTGGCCATCCGTGAATGGGAAATGATGCCACGGGAGCGGGTCGACGTGCGGCCGTCCGGCAGGGCGAGGTGCCGGGGAGGTCCGGCGTTGGCGACGTAGCTGAAGTTCGCCAGTCCGGGAACGATCGAGTTGACGCCCGACTCGGTCGGGCACAGGAACGTCGGGACCTGAACACGGGCCATCTGTCCCAGCGGCGTATTGTTGTTGACGATGCCGTTCCAGGAGTAGCCGGCGCCAGTGACCATCGCGGGCAGGTTGCCGAAGACGTTTGCCTGATCGATGTACGGCAGCAGGCCGAAGTACCACGACAGGTTCCCCGAGCTGCCGTTGCCGCCGTAGTCGTGGGCGGCACGATGCATGTGCAACGGTGTCGTGGTGTGGACATCGTGGTAGTTGTGCATCGCAAGCGTG
This region includes:
- a CDS encoding DUF1559 domain-containing protein, whose product is MKRRNGFTLIELLVVIAIIAILVSLLLPAVQQAREAARRTQCRSNLKQITLAMHNYHDVHTTTPLHMHRAAHDYGGNGSSGNLSWYFGLLPYIDQANVFGNLPAMVTGAGYSWNGIVNNNTPLGQMARVQVPTFLCPTESGVNSIVPGLANFSYVANAGPPRHLALPDGRTSTRSRGIISHSRMASSGPGTTNCTGSWLAGSNNSVRFRDIVDGLSNTAAISESLVNDGSGDHRDRRRNLYYTGAALIQNPGTPIEQVVTNGLTNHVNWSDWSQYKGSSWLYTSSWEKHLYNHVFPPNTISIPGYNTDWFRCSEADGAITPSSDHVGGVQLSMMDGSVRFINNSIDLHVWWAVGTANAGDKTGAL
- a CDS encoding metallophosphoesterase family protein — translated: MLTRRNLLRACAGVAGGAAAMKLSHADDTTDSSTLRVAFLTDIHLPAGRPEIAERVAKLIDSIQARPNSPDLFVFGGDNVMAVDGDQSDDEVHEQFDLWNRTVTRRLKTPFLSVIGNHDIWWNAPGKKSAPADPKRLATEHYRMPHRYFSRSVGGWKFILLDCYQQDGCRLDERQWSWLESEVRQENQPVCVVTHAPVLSVTHFLEPSVDTGKGYEIPGSWLPKGVTRFRELFRAHPSVRLALSGHMHTVDRVEVDTTAYVCGGAVSGAWWDGEYLGFPPLWIELILSSDGTWSHEVHPWG